Proteins encoded together in one Neobacillus sp. FSL H8-0543 window:
- a CDS encoding YgaB family protein has product MNHFNRLVSEQMMTMEKLLYLQAELERCQEIEEQLQTLQNETELESVKIEINQMKKELKEIQEMFEKQTEEVIQSYHDMNLEPTV; this is encoded by the coding sequence ATGAATCATTTTAACCGTTTAGTTTCCGAGCAAATGATGACAATGGAAAAATTACTCTACCTTCAAGCGGAGCTTGAACGTTGCCAGGAAATTGAGGAACAATTACAGACATTGCAAAATGAAACAGAACTAGAAAGTGTTAAAATCGAAATTAATCAAATGAAAAAAGAATTAAAGGAAATTCAAGAAATGTTTGAAAAACAAACAGAAGAGGTCATTCAATCGTATCATGATATGAATTTGGAGCCTACTGTATAG
- a CDS encoding DUF402 domain-containing protein has translation MGVPIEGVPIQIHSYKHNGHIHRVWDETTVLKGSQNLVIGGNDRTIVTESDGRTWITREPAICYFHSQYWFNVIGMIREDGIYYYCNISSPFIFDGEAVKYIDYDLDIKVFPDMTFNLLDEDEYERHRREMKYPDVIDHILKKNVDQLIHWIRQRKGPFAPDFIDIWYERYLTYRR, from the coding sequence ATGGGCGTACCCATCGAAGGTGTACCAATACAAATACATAGCTACAAGCATAATGGGCACATCCATCGCGTGTGGGATGAGACGACCGTTCTGAAGGGATCACAGAATTTGGTGATTGGCGGAAATGATCGGACAATTGTAACGGAATCTGATGGAAGAACATGGATTACTAGAGAACCAGCTATTTGTTACTTTCATTCACAGTACTGGTTTAACGTAATTGGAATGATTCGTGAAGACGGAATATATTATTATTGCAATATTAGCTCACCGTTTATTTTTGATGGCGAAGCAGTAAAGTATATCGATTATGATCTTGATATTAAGGTATTCCCGGATATGACATTTAACTTGTTAGATGAGGATGAATATGAACGTCATCGCCGTGAAATGAAGTATCCTGACGTGATTGACCATATTCTCAAAAAAAATGTGGATCAACTCATTCACTGGATTCGCCAGCGAAAAGGTCCATTTGCACCGGATTTTATTGACATATGGTATGAACGGTATTTAACCTACAGACGCTAG
- a CDS encoding ABC transporter ATP-binding protein, whose translation MGSVRRYLQFVKPYRLQIIITIVIGILKFAIPLLIPMLIKYVIDDIIGNGTLTNDEKVSHLLLIMGVMIVIFVVLRPPIEYYRQYFAQWVSSKILYDIRDKMYSHIQKLSFKYYANTRAGEIISRVINDVEQTKTFVVTGLMNLWLDLATIVIAIVIMLFMDVKLTLVSIVLFPLYAVSIKYFFGNLRRLTKRRSQALAEVQSYLHERVQGMPVIKSFAIEEFEQKQFDKQNKNFLEKALEHTSWNAKAFAAVNTITDIAPLIVIGYSAYLVIQGSLTLGTMIAFFAYIDKLYSPLRRLVNSSTTLTQSLASMDRVFEFLDVKYDIVDTPDARECKDVKGEVTLENVQFTYNETEELILKDINLNVKKGETIALVGMSGGGKSTLVSLIPRFYDVTGGRILLDGVDIRQFKVQTLRDKIGVVFQDNILFSESVKDNILLGKPGASDEEVIQAAKAANAHDFILNLAKGYDTKVGERGVKLSGGQKQRVAIARVFLRNPPILILDEATSALDLESEHNIQESLDELAKERTTFIVAHRLSTITHANRIVLIEHGRIVEIGTHEELMEKQGNYYKLFQVQQLEHKENGNQVKASL comes from the coding sequence TTGGGCAGTGTACGCAGGTACCTTCAATTTGTAAAGCCATACCGATTGCAAATCATAATAACGATAGTGATAGGAATTCTCAAATTTGCCATTCCACTCCTTATACCAATGCTCATTAAATATGTCATTGATGATATTATTGGGAACGGAACTCTGACTAACGATGAAAAAGTAAGTCATTTGTTGCTTATTATGGGTGTTATGATCGTTATTTTTGTCGTACTAAGACCACCGATTGAGTATTATCGACAATACTTTGCACAATGGGTTTCTAGTAAAATTCTCTATGATATTCGCGATAAAATGTACTCTCATATTCAAAAGTTAAGTTTCAAGTATTATGCCAATACAAGAGCAGGGGAGATCATTTCTCGTGTAATTAATGATGTTGAGCAAACCAAGACATTTGTTGTTACTGGTTTGATGAACCTATGGCTTGATTTAGCGACAATTGTCATCGCAATTGTGATTATGCTTTTTATGGATGTAAAACTAACATTGGTCTCGATTGTACTTTTCCCGCTATATGCAGTGTCGATTAAATACTTTTTTGGGAATTTACGCCGACTGACGAAAAGGCGATCGCAAGCACTCGCGGAGGTTCAGAGTTATTTACATGAACGTGTACAAGGTATGCCAGTTATTAAGAGCTTTGCGATTGAAGAATTTGAACAAAAACAGTTTGATAAACAAAATAAAAACTTTTTAGAAAAGGCGTTAGAGCATACGAGCTGGAATGCCAAAGCTTTTGCAGCAGTAAATACAATTACCGATATTGCACCATTAATTGTCATCGGTTATTCCGCTTACCTGGTTATTCAGGGAAGTCTAACACTTGGAACCATGATTGCTTTTTTTGCCTATATTGATAAGCTTTATAGTCCATTAAGAAGATTGGTAAACTCCTCGACAACCCTTACCCAGTCTTTGGCCTCAATGGATAGGGTGTTTGAATTCTTGGACGTAAAATACGATATTGTAGACACTCCCGATGCTAGAGAATGTAAAGATGTAAAGGGCGAAGTTACCCTTGAAAATGTACAGTTTACTTATAATGAGACAGAAGAATTAATTTTAAAGGATATTAACCTAAACGTAAAAAAAGGGGAAACGATTGCCTTAGTTGGAATGAGCGGTGGTGGTAAATCAACACTTGTAAGTTTGATTCCTCGCTTTTATGATGTAACGGGCGGGAGAATCCTTCTTGATGGTGTGGATATCCGCCAATTTAAGGTTCAAACCTTGAGGGACAAAATTGGTGTTGTATTTCAAGATAATATTTTGTTTAGTGAATCGGTTAAAGACAATATCTTATTAGGAAAACCGGGTGCCTCTGATGAGGAAGTTATACAGGCAGCCAAGGCAGCCAATGCTCATGATTTTATCCTCAATTTGGCTAAGGGTTACGATACAAAGGTTGGAGAAAGAGGAGTGAAGCTTTCTGGCGGCCAGAAACAAAGAGTGGCGATAGCAAGAGTATTCTTGCGAAACCCGCCGATCTTAATACTTGATGAAGCAACATCAGCGCTTGACTTAGAGAGTGAACATAATATTCAGGAATCACTTGATGAGCTTGCAAAGGAACGGACTACGTTTATTGTTGCCCACCGGTTATCAACTATTACCCACGCCAATCGAATTGTGTTAATCGAACATGGTCGAATTGTTGAGATTGGCACGCATGAAGAGTTGATGGAAAAACAAGGGAATTATTATAAGTTATTTCAAGTGCAGCAGCTAGAGCATAAGGAAAATGGAAATCAAGTAAAGGCTTCTTTGTAA
- a CDS encoding sigma-70 family RNA polymerase sigma factor — MDYINRNDLQYSKELLETTQMNPIETLENIMNEFGSEIKRLVYSYIKNPSDADDVTQEVFVTIYRKLNTFQGKSTLRSWVYAIAINKCKDYLRSWKVRNIKLKGKLEQFVKSADPPDTPEQHIIGKNEEKQLLNQVLSLPMKYREVIILFYFEEFSVNEIADSLSINQNTVRTRLKRGRGKLKNIIQSERGGDLWINN; from the coding sequence GTGGATTATATAAATCGCAATGATTTGCAATATAGTAAGGAACTGTTGGAAACCACGCAAATGAATCCTATAGAAACGCTCGAAAATATTATGAATGAATTTGGTTCAGAAATTAAAAGACTGGTCTATAGTTATATAAAAAATCCGAGTGATGCCGATGATGTTACACAGGAAGTTTTCGTAACGATATATCGAAAATTGAATACATTTCAAGGTAAATCAACTCTACGAAGCTGGGTATATGCGATTGCAATCAATAAATGTAAGGATTATTTGAGAAGTTGGAAGGTTCGTAACATTAAACTTAAGGGGAAGTTAGAACAATTCGTGAAATCCGCAGATCCTCCGGATACTCCAGAGCAGCACATAATAGGAAAAAATGAAGAAAAGCAATTACTTAATCAAGTCTTGTCTCTGCCAATGAAGTACCGTGAAGTTATTATCCTTTTCTATTTCGAAGAATTCTCTGTTAACGAAATTGCAGATTCCCTATCAATCAACCAAAATACGGTAAGAACTCGCCTTAAACGTGGTAGAGGGAAATTAAAGAATATTATCCAATCTGAAAGAGGTGGAGACCTTTGGATAAACAATTAA
- a CDS encoding aromatic acid exporter family protein: MKLGARIFKTGVAIVLSLYLAQLLHSPAPVLAGIAAIFAIQPTIYRSVLTIIEQIQGNLIGAALAVLFVLLLGNHIIVIGLAAIMVIILNLKLKLENTIGLSLVTLLSIMETPGSDFIPFAGFRFGTIMIGVFSAFIVNLVFLPPKYENKLYFKIANTTEEIIKWIRLGIRYDYDHNHLKSDIEHLKDSLLKISQFYSMYKEERSYFKKKTLEKSRKLVIFRQMNSTAKRALDTLKRIHRFENELLQLPEDFQQTIQEQLDCIIYHHEQLMLKFIGKIPTHNVSSEPSTCLDHKELFNLFLSHQKDYSDLNDPHLYHTMQIISSIIDYGEQVEHLDTLITSFHSFHHNDELTIEQEQME; this comes from the coding sequence ATGAAGTTAGGTGCTCGCATCTTTAAAACGGGAGTTGCCATTGTTTTATCACTCTACTTAGCACAGTTATTGCACTCTCCCGCCCCTGTATTAGCAGGAATTGCTGCAATCTTTGCTATTCAACCGACTATCTACCGTTCTGTCTTAACCATTATCGAACAAATTCAAGGTAACTTAATCGGCGCAGCACTCGCAGTTCTTTTTGTTCTCCTCTTGGGAAATCACATAATTGTAATTGGTTTAGCTGCCATCATGGTAATTATTCTTAACCTAAAGCTTAAACTTGAAAATACGATTGGACTTTCTCTCGTAACTTTACTCTCGATTATGGAGACACCGGGAAGTGACTTTATTCCATTTGCTGGTTTTCGCTTTGGAACAATCATGATTGGGGTATTTTCTGCATTCATAGTAAATCTAGTTTTTTTACCGCCAAAATACGAAAATAAGCTTTATTTTAAAATTGCAAATACAACGGAAGAGATTATCAAATGGATCCGCTTAGGTATCCGTTATGACTATGACCATAATCACCTTAAATCAGATATTGAACATTTGAAGGATAGTCTTTTAAAAATAAGTCAGTTTTATTCCATGTATAAGGAAGAACGCAGCTATTTTAAGAAAAAAACTTTAGAAAAATCTCGTAAGCTTGTCATTTTTAGACAAATGAATTCAACTGCCAAAAGAGCTCTTGATACTCTGAAACGAATACACCGATTCGAAAATGAATTACTTCAATTACCAGAAGATTTTCAGCAGACAATACAGGAACAGCTGGACTGTATCATCTATCACCATGAACAACTAATGCTGAAATTTATCGGTAAGATTCCAACACATAATGTATCTTCAGAGCCTAGTACATGTTTAGATCATAAGGAATTGTTTAATCTCTTTTTGTCCCACCAAAAAGACTATTCTGACCTTAATGATCCGCATTTATATCATACAATGCAGATCATCTCCTCAATTATTGATTATGGGGAGCAGGTCGAACATTTAGATACACTCATTACTAGCTTCCATTCTTTTCATCATAATGATGAGTTAACAATTGAACAAGAACAAATGGAATGA
- a CDS encoding glutamate synthase-related protein encodes MTKKWNPSCFKDFHNHEHDACGIVASLEKIKQPTRKNIFDCIDALVTMNHRAGFINGEGDGVGIHLDIPAKLWKEKLQNAGVDPTLVDKEGFAVGHVFISQKVDWTSVKKELIKKLENYELEVVFETNLVTDSTKLGPIAIQENPVFWQFACLSTKKGKDLTNILFQALIDLEKNEDVHVASLSQNHVVYKVMGAGDILPRYYQDLANPLVASTMTLGHNRYSTNTLSSFFRVQPFSVLGHNGEINTIAKLRDEAKMIGVPLVQNGSDSQDLSRTMETLICREGYSLFEAMELLFPPIINEIKAYSNDLQDLYTYLREGWGHFAQGPAGIISRFGDEAVFSVDALGLRPLWMLETESSYLFSSEPGIIPSSEFINNPKPLAPGEKIGFKWNGHILEVFEQDRYQKEVYRRFSSRLNLQDSRVRLNTPALKKSITMNYPDKIHNGQYKAFGWERDHIQLIEQMAEKGAEPIRSLGHDAPLAALNPERKNIADYIKESVAVVTNPAIDRDRETEHFSTRVIIGKRPTLFKSQQTETVLELTTPLLLEGKAGYNCAESLGQPSFDQLVQHFQTENLTAFISTTFTKNEKVDAALTRIASEAVEAVRAGKSLLILDDAAAHQHDFYWLDPLLATSAVDQALVTEELRRDCSLLVRSAAIRSLHDIVTVFGLGADLISPYYMFMTVFDESTQPLINLYSALSKGIEKVISTIGIHELRGYGRLFSSIGLHEDIAHVLNIVNFFGSNEMENDFEAMKADAISRAEDYQNENERVGKTFHLFPRIWKAIGEVAATGDYSVYRDKISEQELSNPTTIRHLIQLKANNQTVSPEEVDIRVGDHDLPFLISSMSFGSQNETAFRAYAEGADRLNMVSLNGEGGEIKDMLGKYPKTRGQQVASGRFGVNAELLNSSNLLEIKIGQGAKPGEGGHLPGSKVTAKVAEARNATLGSDLISPSNNHDIYSIEDLAQMILELKTANDQAKIAVKVPVVPNIGTIAVGIAKAGADIITLSGFDGGTGAARIHALAHVGLPVEIGVKAAHNALLESGLRDKVEIWADGGMKSAMDVMKIMLLGANRVGFGTLSMLAIGCTTCRGCHLDTCHVGIATQIESEVQAKEHGLRRFVPRQLELAVNGIMNLFTSFGNELKALAASIGVSNLQNAVGRSDLLEQVRGKNQLSLNYLLKPLEISQFSKTAEVKPFQEVQMQVAAGAEYLDGSVEQLNSDREFDRITSEQRVLGSRVSCHRVRDRLDGSYKQLAPVQLKYKNGSIPGNGLGAYNSEGINISVNGGGQDGVGKTSFGGNIFILKSKGKNGHYYNGSVGKGFGYGAQKGMLVAQGDADARAGIRLSGADLLVGGFVKQPIPEKEAGNIGAKANIKGFAFEYMTNGRGLVLGDPGPWICAGMTGGVVYVRHQPEVGLTKAALSRRVAKGAKVSITELNENGKSDVKELLTKYTNLLENDGQEEEASQLRALLKNPENHFLQIVPVKEQADPAVSTE; translated from the coding sequence ATGACTAAAAAATGGAACCCTTCCTGCTTTAAAGATTTCCATAATCATGAACATGATGCCTGCGGAATTGTCGCATCCCTTGAAAAAATAAAACAGCCTACTAGAAAAAATATCTTCGATTGTATAGATGCCCTTGTGACGATGAATCATCGCGCAGGTTTTATCAATGGTGAGGGTGACGGCGTAGGAATTCATCTGGATATTCCAGCTAAACTATGGAAAGAAAAACTACAGAATGCTGGTGTTGACCCAACGCTCGTTGACAAAGAAGGCTTTGCTGTAGGTCATGTTTTTATCAGCCAAAAAGTTGATTGGACTTCTGTTAAAAAAGAACTGATTAAGAAACTAGAAAACTATGAATTAGAGGTAGTTTTTGAAACGAATTTGGTAACCGACTCCACTAAATTAGGTCCGATTGCTATTCAAGAAAACCCTGTTTTCTGGCAATTTGCTTGCCTTTCAACAAAAAAAGGGAAAGATTTAACGAATATCCTCTTTCAGGCATTGATTGATTTAGAAAAAAATGAGGATGTTCATGTTGCGTCACTTAGCCAAAACCATGTCGTATATAAAGTAATGGGCGCTGGGGATATTCTGCCTCGCTATTATCAGGACCTGGCTAATCCACTGGTTGCCTCTACTATGACATTAGGTCATAATCGGTATTCCACTAACACTCTATCCAGCTTTTTCCGTGTTCAACCCTTTAGTGTTCTTGGACACAACGGAGAAATTAATACCATTGCCAAACTTCGTGATGAAGCGAAAATGATTGGTGTTCCTCTCGTTCAAAACGGAAGTGATTCACAAGATCTTAGCAGGACAATGGAAACCCTAATCTGCAGAGAAGGATATTCCTTATTCGAGGCAATGGAGCTTCTATTTCCGCCAATAATTAATGAAATCAAAGCTTATTCTAACGACCTTCAGGACCTCTACACCTATTTGCGTGAGGGCTGGGGACATTTTGCACAGGGACCTGCAGGAATTATTTCCAGATTTGGTGATGAAGCAGTATTCAGTGTCGATGCGTTGGGGCTTCGTCCGCTGTGGATGTTAGAAACAGAGAGCTCTTACCTATTTTCCTCTGAACCAGGAATCATTCCTTCAAGTGAATTCATAAATAATCCTAAGCCTTTGGCGCCCGGTGAGAAAATCGGTTTTAAATGGAATGGTCATATTTTAGAAGTTTTCGAGCAAGACCGCTATCAAAAGGAAGTTTATCGCCGCTTTTCTAGCCGTTTAAATCTACAGGACTCAAGGGTACGTCTAAATACACCCGCTTTAAAAAAGAGTATAACTATGAATTACCCCGACAAAATTCATAATGGACAATATAAAGCCTTTGGCTGGGAACGTGATCATATCCAATTGATCGAGCAGATGGCGGAAAAGGGTGCTGAACCCATTCGTTCTCTCGGACATGATGCACCGCTGGCTGCTCTTAATCCTGAACGAAAAAATATTGCCGATTATATCAAAGAAAGTGTTGCTGTTGTAACAAACCCAGCCATTGACCGTGATCGTGAAACAGAACATTTTTCAACACGAGTCATTATTGGTAAACGACCAACTTTATTCAAGAGTCAACAAACAGAAACGGTTCTTGAACTAACAACACCACTTCTTTTAGAAGGAAAAGCAGGATACAACTGTGCAGAATCCTTGGGTCAGCCAAGCTTTGACCAACTGGTTCAGCATTTCCAAACAGAAAATCTAACAGCGTTTATTTCAACTACATTTACTAAAAATGAAAAGGTTGATGCAGCCCTAACGAGAATTGCCAGTGAAGCAGTTGAAGCAGTCCGTGCAGGAAAAAGCCTGCTTATCCTTGATGATGCAGCAGCACATCAGCATGACTTCTATTGGTTAGACCCGCTTCTTGCTACTTCAGCAGTTGATCAGGCTTTGGTTACTGAAGAACTGCGGAGAGATTGTTCATTACTAGTACGTTCAGCTGCAATTCGTTCCCTTCACGATATCGTAACGGTATTTGGATTGGGAGCAGATTTGATTAGCCCCTATTATATGTTTATGACTGTGTTCGATGAATCTACACAGCCCTTAATCAACTTATATAGTGCTCTATCAAAAGGGATTGAAAAAGTCATCTCGACCATTGGCATCCATGAATTACGTGGTTATGGCCGACTCTTCTCGAGTATTGGATTACATGAAGACATCGCACACGTGTTAAACATTGTTAACTTCTTTGGTTCAAACGAGATGGAAAATGATTTTGAAGCGATGAAGGCAGATGCTATATCACGAGCTGAAGATTACCAAAATGAAAATGAACGAGTTGGCAAAACCTTTCACCTCTTTCCACGAATTTGGAAAGCAATCGGGGAGGTTGCTGCAACAGGTGATTACAGTGTTTACCGTGATAAAATTAGTGAACAAGAACTATCAAACCCAACAACTATACGTCATTTAATTCAATTAAAAGCGAATAACCAAACTGTGTCACCAGAAGAAGTAGACATTCGGGTTGGCGATCATGATTTGCCGTTCCTTATTTCCTCCATGTCATTTGGATCACAGAACGAAACCGCCTTCAGAGCCTATGCTGAAGGTGCTGACCGCTTAAATATGGTCAGTTTAAATGGTGAAGGCGGAGAAATAAAGGATATGTTAGGTAAATATCCTAAAACCAGGGGACAGCAAGTGGCATCCGGCCGCTTTGGCGTTAATGCTGAACTCTTGAATTCTTCTAATCTTTTAGAAATTAAAATTGGTCAGGGAGCAAAACCTGGTGAAGGCGGACACCTGCCAGGCTCTAAGGTTACAGCTAAGGTTGCTGAAGCACGTAATGCAACACTTGGTTCAGACTTAATTTCACCATCAAACAATCATGATATTTACTCAATTGAGGATTTGGCTCAAATGATACTAGAATTAAAAACAGCAAATGACCAAGCGAAAATTGCTGTTAAGGTTCCCGTTGTCCCTAACATCGGAACGATTGCTGTTGGTATTGCTAAAGCCGGTGCTGATATTATCACACTAAGCGGTTTTGACGGCGGTACAGGCGCAGCAAGAATACATGCACTTGCGCATGTCGGTCTACCTGTAGAGATTGGCGTTAAAGCTGCACATAATGCCCTCCTTGAAAGCGGCCTGCGTGATAAGGTGGAAATCTGGGCAGACGGCGGCATGAAGAGTGCCATGGACGTTATGAAGATCATGCTTCTTGGGGCAAACAGGGTTGGTTTCGGAACCTTATCGATGCTTGCCATTGGTTGCACCACTTGCCGCGGATGTCATTTGGACACCTGCCACGTTGGAATAGCAACACAAATTGAGTCAGAGGTTCAAGCTAAGGAACATGGCCTGCGCCGTTTTGTTCCGCGTCAGCTAGAATTAGCTGTTAATGGGATCATGAATCTCTTTACATCATTCGGAAATGAATTAAAGGCACTAGCAGCATCAATTGGTGTTAGTAATTTACAGAATGCTGTGGGTCGTTCAGATTTGTTAGAGCAGGTTAGAGGTAAAAATCAGCTTAGTCTGAATTACTTACTAAAGCCATTGGAAATTAGCCAATTTTCAAAAACTGCTGAAGTAAAACCTTTCCAAGAGGTTCAAATGCAAGTAGCAGCTGGAGCGGAGTATTTGGATGGTAGTGTGGAACAATTAAACTCTGATCGTGAGTTTGATCGTATCACCTCTGAACAGCGTGTCTTAGGTAGCCGGGTTTCTTGTCACCGAGTACGTGATAGACTGGACGGTTCGTATAAGCAGCTCGCTCCGGTTCAACTAAAATACAAGAACGGCTCCATTCCTGGAAACGGCTTAGGTGCCTATAATAGTGAAGGAATTAATATTTCCGTAAACGGCGGCGGTCAAGATGGTGTTGGAAAGACTTCCTTCGGCGGTAACATTTTTATTCTTAAATCTAAAGGGAAAAACGGCCACTATTATAATGGGTCAGTAGGAAAAGGTTTTGGTTACGGGGCACAAAAAGGGATGCTTGTTGCACAAGGTGATGCTGACGCACGTGCTGGAATACGTCTTTCAGGAGCGGATTTACTTGTTGGCGGATTTGTAAAGCAGCCAATCCCTGAGAAAGAGGCTGGAAACATCGGTGCAAAGGCAAATATTAAAGGCTTTGCGTTTGAGTACATGACAAACGGCCGGGGATTAGTTTTAGGAGACCCAGGTCCATGGATTTGCGCAGGAATGACTGGTGGGGTAGTTTATGTCCGCCATCAGCCTGAGGTTGGCTTAACGAAAGCAGCGCTATCAAGAAGAGTCGCAAAAGGCGCCAAGGTTTCTATCACCGAATTAAATGAAAATGGGAAGAGTGACGTAAAGGAGTTATTAACTAAATACACTAATTTACTAGAAAATGATGGGCAGGAAGAAGAAGCCAGTCAGCTTCGTGCATTACTAAAAAACCCAGAAAATCACTTCTTGCAAATTGTACCAGTAAAAGAACAAGCTGACCCAGCTGTATCTACTGAATGA
- a CDS encoding glutamate-1-semialdehyde 2,1-aminomutase, producing MQFTNSERIHSEALEHIVGGVNSPSRSYKAVGGGAPVVMERAQGAYFWDVDGNQYIDFLAAYGPIITGHAHPHITEAIKQAAESGVLYGTPTPHEVKFAKMLKEAIPSLERVRFVNSGTEAVMTTIRVARAYTGRDKIIKFAGCYHGHSDLVLVAAGSGPSTLGIPDSAGVPKSIAQEVITVPFNDIEPFKEALEKWGNQVAAVLVEPIVGNFGIVEPNPGFLQQVNDLTHQAGALVIYDEVITAFRFMYGGAQDLLGIQPDLTVLGKIIGGGLPIGAYGGRQEIMETVAPLGPAYQAGTMAGNPASILSGIACLEVLKQNGIYDYLDRLGALLEKGILEAAKEHNVPITINRLKGALTVFFTNEKIENYKQAENTDGEMFSKFFKLMLHQGINLAPSKYEAWFLTISHTEEDIEATLHAVNHAFSQLQSE from the coding sequence ATGCAATTTACAAATTCAGAACGGATACATAGTGAAGCACTTGAACATATAGTAGGTGGAGTGAATAGCCCCTCTCGTTCCTATAAAGCAGTTGGCGGCGGTGCTCCGGTGGTGATGGAACGTGCACAGGGTGCCTATTTTTGGGATGTTGACGGAAACCAGTATATTGATTTTCTTGCTGCATACGGCCCGATCATTACAGGACATGCTCACCCGCATATAACAGAAGCCATTAAACAAGCTGCCGAGAGCGGCGTCCTTTATGGTACACCAACACCCCACGAGGTGAAATTTGCAAAAATGTTAAAAGAAGCGATTCCTTCATTAGAAAGAGTTCGCTTTGTAAATTCAGGTACGGAGGCCGTAATGACAACCATTCGTGTTGCACGCGCCTATACCGGCAGAGATAAAATCATTAAGTTTGCGGGCTGCTATCATGGTCACTCTGATCTAGTTCTAGTTGCTGCAGGTTCAGGCCCATCTACACTCGGAATCCCTGACTCCGCCGGTGTACCAAAAAGTATTGCTCAAGAAGTAATTACTGTGCCCTTTAATGATATCGAACCTTTTAAGGAAGCTTTAGAAAAATGGGGCAATCAAGTTGCGGCTGTTTTAGTTGAACCGATTGTTGGGAATTTTGGAATTGTCGAACCAAATCCAGGGTTTTTACAGCAGGTTAATGATCTTACCCATCAGGCCGGCGCACTAGTGATTTATGATGAGGTAATTACCGCCTTCAGATTTATGTATGGTGGTGCACAAGATTTATTAGGCATCCAACCTGATTTGACAGTCCTCGGAAAAATTATTGGGGGCGGCTTACCTATTGGAGCTTACGGCGGACGGCAAGAAATTATGGAAACCGTAGCACCGTTAGGTCCTGCTTATCAAGCAGGAACAATGGCTGGAAATCCTGCCTCTATTCTCTCCGGGATTGCTTGTTTAGAGGTATTAAAGCAAAATGGAATTTATGATTATTTAGACCGTTTAGGAGCCTTACTTGAAAAAGGAATTTTAGAGGCTGCTAAGGAACACAATGTCCCAATTACCATTAATCGCTTAAAAGGTGCACTAACCGTATTTTTTACAAATGAAAAAATAGAAAACTATAAACAAGCAGAAAACACGGATGGAGAAATGTTCAGCAAATTCTTTAAGCTCATGCTCCATCAAGGAATTAACCTGGCTCCATCAAAGTACGAAGCCTGGTTTTTAACGATTTCTCATACCGAAGAAGATATAGAAGCAACACTCCATGCAGTAAACCATGCATTTTCTCAGCTGCAAAGCGAATAA